One region of Oryza sativa Japonica Group chromosome 10, ASM3414082v1 genomic DNA includes:
- the LOC4348574 gene encoding cytochrome P450 78A11 — MAMATATASSCVDATWWAYALPALLGADTLCAHPALLAGAVLLAFATAAVLAWAASPGGPAWAHGRGRLGATPIEGPRGLPVFGSIFALSRGLPHRALDAMSRDAAAPRARELMAFSVGETPAVVSSCPATAREVLAHPSFADRPLKRSARELLFARAIGFAPSGEYWRLLRRIASTHLFSPRRVAAHEPGRQADATAMLSAMAAEQSATGAVVLRPHLQAAALNNIMGSVFGRRYDVSSSSGAAADEAEQLKSMVREGFELLGAFNWSDHLPWLAHLYDPNHVARRCAALVPRVQAFVRGVIRDHRLRRDSSSTAADNADFVDVLLSLEAHENLAEDDMVAVLWEMIFRGTDTTALVTEWCMAEVVRNPAVQARLRAEVDAAVGGDGCPSDGDVARMPYLQAVVKETLRAHPPGPLLSWARLATADVGLANGMVVPAGTTAMVNMWAITHDGEVWADPEAFAPERFIPSEGGADVDVRGGDLRLAPFGAGRRVCPGKNLGLATVTLWVARLVHAFDWFLPDGSPPVSLDEVLKLSLEMKTPLAAAATPRRRRAA, encoded by the exons ATGGCaatggccaccgccaccgcctcctcctgcgTCGACGCCACGTGGTGGGCGTACGCCCTCCCGGCGCTCCTCGGCGCCGACACCCTCTGCGCCCACCCGGcgctgctcgccggcgccgtcctcctggccttcgccaccgccgcggtgCTCGCCTGGGCCGCGTCCCCCGGCGGGCCGGCGTGGGCgcacggccgcggccgcctcggCGCGACGCCCATCGAGGGGCCCCGGGGGCTCCCCGTGTTCGGCAGCATCTTCGCGCTCTCCCGGGGCCTCCCGCACCGCGCGCTCGACGCGATGtcgcgcgacgcggcggcgccacgggCGAGGGAGCTCATGGCGTTCTCCGTCGGGGAGACGCCGGCGGTGGTGTCGTCGtgcccggcgacggcgagggaggtGCTCGCGCACCCGTCGTTCGCCGACCGCCCGCTGAAGCGCTCGGCGCGGGAGCTGCTGTTCGCGCGCGCCATCGGGTTCGCCCCCAGCGGCGAGTActggcgcctcctccgccgcatcgcctccacccacctcttctcccctcgccgcgtcgccgcgcaCGAGCCGGGGCGCCAGGCCGACGCCACGGCGATGCtgtccgccatggccgccgagcagtccgccaccggcgccgtcgtGCTCCGCCCCCACCTCCAGGCCGCCGCGCTCAACAACATCATGGGCAGCGTGTTCGGCCGGCGCTAcgacgtctcctcctcctccggcgccgccgccgacgaggccgagCAGCTCAAGAGCATGGTGCGCGAGGGGTTCGAGCTCCTCGGCGCGTTCAACTGGTCCGACCACCTCCCATGGCTCGCCCACCTCTACGACCCCAACCACGtcgcccgccgctgcgccgcgctCGTCCCCCGCGTCCAGGCGTTCGTCCGCGGCGTCATCCGcgaccaccgcctccgccgcgactcctcctccaccgccgccgacaaTGCCGACTTCGTCGacgtcctcctctccctcgaGGCCCACGAGAACCTCGCCGAGGACGACATGGTCGCCGTCCtctgg GAGATGATATTTCGTGGGACGGACACGACGGCGTTGGTGACGGAGTGGTGCATGGCGGAGGTGGTGAGGAACCCGGCGGTGCAGGCGAGGCTGAGGGCGGAGGTggacgcggcggtgggcggcgacgggtgtcccagcgacggcgacgtggcGCGGATGCCGTACCTGCAGGCGGTGGTGAAGGAGACGCTGAGGGCGCACCCGCCGGGGCCGCTGCTGAGCTGGGCGCGGCTGGCCACCGCCGACGTGGGGCTCGCCAACGGCATGGTGGTGCCGGCGGGCACGACGGCGATGGTGAACATGTGGGCCATCACCCACGACGGCGAGGTGTGGGCCGACCCGGAGGCGTTCGCGCCGGAGCGGTTCATCCCGTcggagggcggcgccgacgtcgacgtccgcggcggcgacctccgcctGGCGCCGTTCGGCGCCGGGCGCCGCGTCTGCCCCGGCAAGAACCTCGGCCTCGCCACCGTCACCCTCTGGGTCGCCCGCCTCGTCCACGCCTTCGACTGGTTCCTCCCCGACGGCTCGCCGCCGGTGTCCCTCGACGAGGTCCTCAAGCTCTCCCTCGAGATGAAGacccctctcgccgccgccgccaccccccgccgccgccgcgccgcctga
- the LOC136353782 gene encoding uncharacterized protein, whose protein sequence is MGHALQAPRGGEDTENTLRNVLEKVRQRCRKLAARLGCRSVGLDDVYQPGRLPPPLPQSARPSTARHSIRIEEREGVGGSSSSRIKQGRGKGKAPAPPSDDDDDEDEEDEDYVAPDAEEIDMSQLPDAPQGTQPTQYNLRSTRAAKRRYTPGSQAIRRQRKK, encoded by the exons ATGGGGCATGCCCTCCAAGCTCCGAGGGGTGGTGAGGACACGGAGAACACGCTCCGCAATGTTTTAgag aaagttcgtcaaaggtgccggaaacttgcagcaagattaggttgcaggtcggttggattggacgacgtgtaccaaccggggagactaccaccaccactacctcaaTCCGCGCGTCCAAGTACTGCTCGACACTCTATCAGGATAGAAGAGCGTGAAGGAGTtggtggctcgtcgtcgtcacgcattaagcaagggaggggaaaggggaaggcgccggctccacctagcgacgacgatgacgatgaggacgaggaggatgaggactacGTCGCACCAGACGCCGAGGAGATAGACATGTCACAGCTTCCCGACGCGCCTCAGGGGACGCAACCCACGCAATACAACTTGCGATCCACTCGGGCAGCGAAAAGGAG gtacactccgggctcgcaagcaattcggcgccaacggaagaagtaa
- the LOC136353541 gene encoding protein MAIN-LIKE 1-like — translation MSGCVLLIQMWMWLRLPVGRPKWRQSFTPWPYNEPDMEKIVAYLFKSTATAHAHRDVAYKHYVNEMDCLQPQHIEWLPYHTNEASSLTLNSMCNRDSDYFMYQCPLICFWAVEYHLPHLVMRQFGKKQDWPVEDISTGVELHKYDRVRTKKVKDWGLEHNRYIDEWRTARRNDRYIETIHQNHLFSEYLRWLHRTYRLFLRPTWTEADIEDDRDSDERRNPYDVRTRVGYQMEHAPLRDRVVSFLAFVKVTSICTLDPNIYLFTLSVEKAPQECE, via the exons ATGAGTGGTTGTGTGCTATTGATTCAGATGTGGATGTGGTTAAGACTACCGGTTGGAAGGCCTAAGTGGAGGCAAAGCTTCACTCCTTGGCCCTACAATGAGCCAGACATGGAGAAGATAGTGGCCTACCTTTTTAAGAGTACTGCCACTGCACATGCTCACCGGGATGTGGCATACAAGCATTATGTCAATGAGATGGACTGCTTGCAGCCTCAACAT ATTGAGTGGTTACCATACCACACAAATGAGGCTTCAAGCCTGACCCTGAACTCGATGTGCAATCGAGACTCTGACTATTTCATGTACCAGTGCCCATTGATTTGTTTCTGGGCAGTTGAGTACCACCTTCCGCACCTTGTCATGCGACAGTTCGGGAAGAAACAAGATTGGCCGGTTGAGGACATCTCAACTGGAGTTGAATTACACAA GTATGACAGGGTGAGAACAAAGAAGGTGAAAGACTGGGGGCTAGAGCATAATAGATACATTGATGAATGGAGAACAGCCAGAAGGAATGATAGGTACATCGAGACTATACACCAAAATCATCTTTTCTCAGAGTACCTTCGTTGGCTGCATAGGACATATAGACTGTTCCTCCGCCCTACTTGGACGGAAGCCGACATAGAGGATGATCGCGACTCCGATGAGAGGCGGAATCCCTATGATGTCCGGACTAGAGTTGGATATCAAATGGAGCACGCCCCACTTAGAGACAGAGTCGTAAGTTTTCTTGCATTTGTCAAAGTTACTTCCATTTGCACCCTAGACCCTAACATATATCTTTTCACGCTTTCAGTCGAGAAAGCTCCTCAGGAGTGTGAATGA